Proteins encoded by one window of Salvia splendens isolate huo1 chromosome 5, SspV2, whole genome shotgun sequence:
- the LOC121805543 gene encoding dirigent protein 22-like: MASSYTCTLFILNFILLSLSTISSFEDDFVETLVATRTEKTTHLHFYFQDRPGGRNPTAVQIIARKGLGFGTTYMIDDALTRSADRGSEIIGRAQGMYSVATRNDLGLLMVVSFCFTQGKYNGSSLSMLGRNHVMDNVREMPIVGGSGLFRFARGYALAHTVWFDVKTGDATVQYNVSVNHF, encoded by the coding sequence ATGGCCTCTTCCTATACTTGCACTCTCTTCATCCTCAACTTCATACTTCTCTCACTCTCAACCATTTCCTCATTCGAGGACGACTTCGTCGAAACCCTAGTTGCGACGCGGACGGAGAAAACTACTCACCTTCACTTCTACTTCCAGGACCGGCCAGGCGGGAGGAATCCGACCGCCGTGCAAATCATCGCTCGCAAAGGGTTGGGGTTCGGAACAACATACATGATCGACGATGCACTCACCCGAAGCGCGGATCGCGGCTCGGAGATCATCGGCCGGGCGCAGGGGATGTACTCGGTGGCGACTCGGAATGATCTGGGTCTGTTGATGGTGGTGAGCTTCTGTTTCACGCAAGGGAAGTACAATGGGAGCAGTTTGAGCATGCTCGGGCGGAACCACGTGATGGACAACGTGAGAGAGATGCCGATCGTAGGCGGGAGCGGGCTGTTTAGGTTTGCAAGAGGGTATGCTTTGGCACATACCGTGTGGTTTGATGTTAAGACAGGAGATGCTACTGTCCAATACAATGTCTCTGTCAATCACTTTTGA